The DNA sequence GTCGGCCTCGTTGGCCTCTTCGATCTCGGCGGGCGCAAACTGCGCTTCGAGGCGCTTCATGTCGATCTGACGGTCGCCTGGCAACGCCACGACGACGACCTCGCGCCACGGCTTGCGATGGTCCTCGTTCTCGTCGTCGGGCTCGCCGGGATGCTTCACCGCGATGACGACGTTCTTGAGCATATCGGTCTGCGCCCAGGCCCGGCCGTCCTCGCGCGGATACAGCGCGTTGCACTGGCTGACCATATCGTCGATGGTCTCCGCATCCGGCAGGTCACGCAGGCTCATCGCCGGGGTCTTGGAGCAATCGATGGCCGGAACCTCTGGCGTGGTCAACGCTTCGACGTTCCAAGCCTTCCCGCTCGGCGCCTTGGCGAAGGTATCCTCGCCAATGGCCATCGGGGAAAGGAACTCTTGCGATTCGAAACCGCCCATCGGGCCGGAGACCGCATGCACCATGATATAACCCAGATCGAGACGCTTAAAGATGCGCTCGTAGGCGTCGCGTTCCTCGACATACGCCTTCTTCAGCCCGTCCTCGTCAATGGTGAACGAATAGCCGTCTTCCATGATAAACTCGCGGCCGCGCACGAGGCCAGCTCGTGGGCGGAACTCGTCGCGGTACTTGGTCTGGATCTGGTAGAGCGTGACCGGCAGATCCTTATAAGAGGAATACATATCCTTGACGAGCAAGGTGAACATTTCCTCGTGGGTCGGCGCGAGCAGGTAATCGGCCTCGTGGCGGTCCTTCAAGCGGAAGATGTTTTCGCCGTATTCTTCCCAGCGATGCGTCGCCTCGTACGGTTCCTTCGGCAGCAATGCCGGGAAATGGACTTCCTGGCCGCCGATGCCGTTCATTTCCTCACGGACCACGGCCTCGATCTTGTTCAAGACGTTGAGACCCAGCGGCAGCCAGGTCCAGATTCCGGGCGCGGCCTTGCGGATATAGCCGGCTCGCTGGAGCAAACGCGCCGAATCGACGTCGGCGTCGGCGGGGTCCTCACGCAGCGTGCGCAGGAACAGGGTGGACATACGAAGTGCTTTAGTCATGACTTCTAAATTATTCGCGCGAGCCGACATTGGCGACGCTACAAATAACAGTGAATATGCGCGCAAAGCCCCCAGAGTATGTTGATTGCGGCCATCACCGCTACCGTCTCCCGCCAATCATGACTTTGCGCCGCTGCCGGCAATCTCAACATATCGATACCCCTCATATCGAAACGGCACGACACGTTTGGCAGAAAGGTTTCAGGACGAATAAGCAATACATGGCCTGACGGCATTCCGACAAATGAATCCACTCAGAATAGTTCGTCCTGTGCGAATTCGTCGGTGTCGTCAGCAAGCTGGCCGGTGGCCTGTT is a window from the Bifidobacterium sp. ESL0745 genome containing:
- a CDS encoding proline--tRNA ligase — translated: MSTLFLRTLREDPADADVDSARLLQRAGYIRKAAPGIWTWLPLGLNVLNKIEAVVREEMNGIGGQEVHFPALLPKEPYEATHRWEEYGENIFRLKDRHEADYLLAPTHEEMFTLLVKDMYSSYKDLPVTLYQIQTKYRDEFRPRAGLVRGREFIMEDGYSFTIDEDGLKKAYVEERDAYERIFKRLDLGYIMVHAVSGPMGGFESQEFLSPMAIGEDTFAKAPSGKAWNVEALTTPEVPAIDCSKTPAMSLRDLPDAETIDDMVSQCNALYPREDGRAWAQTDMLKNVVIAVKHPGEPDDENEDHRKPWREVVVVALPGDRQIDMKRLEAQFAPAEIEEANEADLKAHPELVKGYIGPSVLGPQARVEGTAVKDPVRYLVDAHIVEGSAWVTGGDKDGVDAFDMVYGRDFKADGTVEATEVRDGDMSPDGSGPLSFERGVEIGQVFQLGLKYSEALGLKVLNQNGKAVPVWMGSYGIGVSRVMACIAETHHDEKGLAWPVNIAPAAVHVVATGKKDEAFDGAEKLVSELEAKGLEVIYDDRKKVSPGVKFKDAELLGVPLVAVVGRDFLNDGTIEVRDRNGDNAVKVPADQAVDTLIERYEAMK